TCGTGCTGTTAAGTTTAACATTTTTTAGGAAAGTTATGATAAATCCTAAGTGATTCTTAAAGAAGGCATCTTTGTTTATCTTTATATTTCAATGAGATAAAGAATAAGAATTTATATATCAGTCATATACTCTCAATATTATATAGTATTTTTTTGACTTAAATAAATTATCCATTTCGCATGTTATGCTATGATCAATATTTATTGATTACTACTTTTTCTTGATGTAGTCACCCGTGCATATGGTGATTAGCTGacctaaataaaataaaaaaaagtccaAACCTAAAATTCATTTGCATGCGCTAAATTTgcgaattataatatttatcatAAAGAATAATTCATTCTAACTTGTCACGCTAGATAGCGACACTGTAGTATATATGCTCataccataattttttttttttttatagagccAAGTTTATAGCAACCATGTTGAGCCTAGTGTTTATCTTTGAATTTTCATATTTTAGTAGAAAAGTCTTGCCCTACGTTCAATTCCAACTTGAATTAAATATTCCTCACATTACTGTCATACTACAAGCAGATAGTTGACCTGCCATGTTCGTGGCACTCTTGTAGACTTGCCATGTTCTTGAGGCTAGCTAAAATGGTGACACGCCAAGCCAGAAATTAACAACCAACTGGCTCCCGATGCACCTATCTGACTTGTCCTACGTAGTATAGCCCTTAAAAATTTCGAAAAGACGGATAAGGCTGGTCCCACAAACTAAATTACGTAACATCATCATGGGAGTGGACCGACCAATTCGTCGCCACATGCACGAAGAACGAGTCTCCCGTTACTAGAACAGACTGGTCGCCTCTGTCGGCATCATTCCATCAAAATAGTTTAACATTTTTCCACGACGCAGTCTATCATCATCCAATTTCAATCCAACGGTTTGATTTTGAGGATACACTGTAGCGCGGCGTGTTCCTGGTCTCGATTTAAATATGAATGTAGGATAAAGTGTCTTAACTAGATCTTTGGGAAAGCGAGAGCGTACGAATTCTTGGGCTTTGAATTCCATGGCCGGTGCTCGGATCAATGCGGTCTTCGATACGTGGGTCCCAGGAGATCTGGAATAAAAGGAATTTGTCCTGCAGGTCTCATCACCGCTTGTTTTAGTCAACTCCATTTAGCGTTAAATCGGGGAGGTGGGCGCGAATGCGCGACGAGGGCGGTGGTGGTTGGCTAGCCCAACCGAAGATTCGCGCGAAGGTTCTGGACTGACACGTGGCGTCATGACAGCCTTAGTGAAGCCTGCTTGTTACGGCGTTGAAGAACTTCCAATCCCTCTCAATCTCCGTCGCGGAGTTAAACCGTCGGGCTGCGGCGGTGATATCCCGCCACGTGACAACGTGGGGTGGAACACCGTGTCCTTGGGTTCTAATAGCTTCCCCAACAGAGATGCTTAAGTGAATCTAGAGCAGGGTCAAATTACTTGTGGTATAAGATATCAAAGCCAGCAAAAGTGATACATCGTACACGTGGTCTCGAATGGCTTTATAACCAATCATGGAAGCAGATATCTTATAAAGATCTACTATGGACGGTTATGATCGTCGGTGGAAGAGGCTTATGCGGGACTCACCAAGTGTATGGCTAGCACGCATTCTAAATTCTAACTACCAATGTTGGCACAGCAGAACCCTATATTTCTTCCAgagaatcttctaattgttccAGAGTAATTAGAAGGAGATTGTTTAACcagaaaaaattcagttcagatGTAGGATACCTATCCAAAAGTTTTCGCAATTCAATCATGTATGATGGAATTattaaagatttgatcttttctAATAACTCTGTTTGTAACTCACTAGAAGCTCGGAAAATAAAGAGAAGATGTATACGAACTAGATATCcagcaacaaaaagaaagaaaagggttGAATAGAAAAACTTCCGAGCATTTGTTGGTCTCATATGTGTCCTCAAACGGATGACACGTCCCATGCCATCTAACAAAAAGGACAAAGGGAACCGTTTACGGCAGCAGGTCCAAGTCAATTAAACTAGACCAGCGCTACCGACAAATCTCATCCGTTCTAACAAATATAAAATCTTAAAAGTGAACCATCCGACAGTTGCCGGGCTTAAAATTGTTCTCGCCTCCTCCTTCTCAGAACCCTCCTGGACCGCTCGATTCACCAACACGACACGTGTACGGTCCACCTTCCACTCCGCTCAGGCGGAACAACCCACCGCTCATCTTACGAACACCGGCAGCCACCTGTCCCCTCCTCGTGCTTATTTATTCCTCCGCAATCCCCCTCAAGTGATCCTCGAAGTCTCTTGAAGATCGTTCCAACTTTTCAAAGTTTCCAAGCTCTCTCCTCTTGTCCTTCTTTCCgagtctcctcctcctccctttccTCTCTTCCGCTCCTCTTCTTCTCATTAAACTTCTGTGCGAGTTGAcagcgatggcgccggagatcgtcaggagggcggcggcggcggtcgcTGCATATGGAaagcggccggcggcggcggtgtcGAGAAGGGCGTACGTGacgttcctcgccggcgacggggACTACTGGAAGGGCGTTGTCGGGCTGGCGAAGGGACTGAGGAAGGTAAAATCCGCGTATCCGCTGGTAGTAGCCATGCTGCCGGACGTTCCGGAGGGCCACCGCCGGATCCTCCGCTCCCAGGGCTGCCTCGTCCGCGAGATCGAGCCCGTCCACCCCCCGGAAAACCAGACCCAGTTCGCCATGGCCTACTACGTGATAAACTACTCCAAGCTCCGTATCTGGGAGGTAATCTCACCGCCCCGTTGCCACTGTCAACGCTCTCCCTCACTCTAATTTTAAGGAATCCATGTCTGTGTTATTCTAAATATGGTCCTGGTGTCATGTCGTGCAGTTTGTGGAGTACCAGAAGATGATATACCTGGACGCGGATATCCAGGTATACGATAACATCGACCACCTCTTCGATCTCCCGGGTGGGCATTTCTATGCGGTCATGGATTGTTTCTGCGAGAAAACTTGGAGTCACACGCCGCAATACCAGATCGGATACTGCCAGCAGTGCCCGGATAAGGTATCTTGGCCGGAGGACAAGCTTGGAGCGCCGCCGGCGCTCTACTTCAACGCCGGCATGTTCGTCCATGAGCCCAGCCTCGCCACCGCCGAGTCTCTCCTTAAGACCCTCAAGTCCATTACCCCCACACCCTTCGCCGAGCAGGTAATCCTACGGTCGACCTCTTCGTCATTTGGACAAATTCCAGGGGGGTTTTTGGCAAGCGGTGCTGAGTTTTGTATTTTTATTTGGGCGTAGGACTTTTTGAACATGTTCTTCAAGGATATTTACAAGCCGATCGCCGGGGTTTACAATTTGGTCCTCGCGATGCTGTGGAGGCACCCGGAGAACGTGCAGCTGGACAAGGTCAAGGTGGTCCACTACTGCGCTGCGGTACGTGTGATCAAGTCGTGGCCATCTGATCGTGGTGGATCCCATGTTTCCATGCTTTCAATTTGGTGCTGATatggtttttctcttttttttttcaggggTCAAAGCCGTGGAGGTACACGGGGAAGGAGGCGAATATGGACCGGGAGGACATCAAGATGCTGGTGGAGAAGTGGTGGGATATATACAACGACGAGTCGTTGGACTACAAGGGGCCGGCGGTGGTGGTGGACGGAGTTCCGGCGACAGCGGGGGCGGCGGCGGACGGGTTGAAGCAGCCGTTCCTGGCGGTGCTGTCGGAGGCCGGGGTTGTGCATTACGTCGCTGCGCCCTCGGCGGCGTGATGTGGGCAAGGCTGGAAGTGGGTATAGCTACGGGGAAGCCGAAATGGCACTCTCGcgctccccttttttttatttcaagatTTATTTTGAGTCTATTTTGGAATGATATCGTGTGTTTGAGGTCTGGAGTTTGTGAACCTGTGGAGTTGATAAATAAGAATTGTGTTTGTATATAATAGAATATGACCAAAAGAgaacagaaaaaaaaggaaagaaagggttTATACTGTAAGATGTCTTTAAATCGCGTAATGGCAGGACTTCGTTAACTATTTGGAGTTCATGCTGGTGTTAGAATATGGagtgaatgaaaagaaaagaaaaggttccGACAAAGAAAACTTCTTTTCAGATAGATGTTTGAATGAAAACTTCTGTGAAAAGCAACGCATCTCAATGAATGTTAATGATTTTCGCTGCTCCTGTGGACGTCTACGTGACATCAACTTGCCTTTGGGCCGACGCCATACGGTTTGAATAATGGTGGCAAGGAGTAATTATTGTGACACTTATGACAGGGCCAATGCACCCCATAACACCGGAAAGGGTGCAGCATAATTAACGGGAACTGTGGGATCCATGATGCCCACAAGTGAGATTGAATGATGTATTTTTTAAACCTtcgtttccttttcctttggtggagattcttttggaaaaaaaaaatcatatgggtTCGGCACcagagaaattaaaaaaatatatttatttattttactatggttctactaatatttattaaaaaacttAAAAGTTAGCATTTTTTTTACTAATAGAACAACCAgttttgtgattttttttttcatataatttttctttctatttttggatattttttattagtacaaaatttattttttcaaaaagttTCCAATTTGTGGGTTATTTCTAGAATGGGTATTaacaaaaataaagtaaaatagGATGCCTGCTTCATATTTCCTTTTTAGATGCCCACTCTATATGATGTTTGTTCATTCTTTTGGATTCTCATTGCATTACATTTGAAACAAACTTTTCCAACACCGTTGGTAGAAGAGTAACTATAAACACTGGTGATTTAGTTTTAGGTTGTCGcaaataatttcaaaagatAATATTGAGATTGTGATTCCCCCAACATGGCTTCCAACCCAAATTGCTATTATTTAGATGCTAATCCTGCTTTCTAAATGTTATGTGTAAAGATCGTGATATTAAAAATCGACAGACAGGTTCGATGTGTTTTATTTATGCCCATAT
The Phoenix dactylifera cultivar Barhee BC4 chromosome 3, palm_55x_up_171113_PBpolish2nd_filt_p, whole genome shotgun sequence DNA segment above includes these coding regions:
- the LOC103701029 gene encoding galactinol synthase 2-like; protein product: MAPEIVRRAAAAVAAYGKRPAAAVSRRAYVTFLAGDGDYWKGVVGLAKGLRKVKSAYPLVVAMLPDVPEGHRRILRSQGCLVREIEPVHPPENQTQFAMAYYVINYSKLRIWEFVEYQKMIYLDADIQVYDNIDHLFDLPGGHFYAVMDCFCEKTWSHTPQYQIGYCQQCPDKVSWPEDKLGAPPALYFNAGMFVHEPSLATAESLLKTLKSITPTPFAEQDFLNMFFKDIYKPIAGVYNLVLAMLWRHPENVQLDKVKVVHYCAAGSKPWRYTGKEANMDREDIKMLVEKWWDIYNDESLDYKGPAVVVDGVPATAGAAADGLKQPFLAVLSEAGVVHYVAAPSAA